In the Bacillus sp. HSf4 genome, GTTTAATGAATCGACGATTGTCACGTGAAGGTGAGGAAAACAGATCTTGATCGGAAGGCTGGGAAACCCGGCGCCCGCCCCAACGTCACACAAACTGTCCAGCTTGTTGAAATCAACATAAAAAGAAGCGGTGATCGAGTCGTAAAAATGCTTTAAGTACACTTCTTTTTTCGCAGTAATGGACGTTAAGTTCATCTTCTCATTCCATTCAACAAGCCATTCATAATAGGTTTCAAACTGCTCCAGCTGGAAGGGGGAAAGGGAGATGCCTTTCTCCTTCAGGCTGGCTGTAAATTGCTCAATGTTCATGCCGTCATCCTTTCTATTCCGCAACCTTGGCGATCCGGCCCTGTTCAAGGTAAACAAGCAGAATCGAAATATCAGCAGGGTTTACACCGGAAATCCTTGAGGCTTGTGCAACTGACAGCGGTCTGACCTCTTTTAGCTTTTGACGCGCTTCGGTCGCAATGCCTTTAATCGCATCATAGTCGATTCTGTCAGGAATCTTTTTGTTCTCCATTTTCTTCAGCTTTTCGACCTGCTGTAAGGATTTTTCAATATAACCTTCATACTTAATTTGAATTTCAACCTGTTCGGCCACGTCGGCGGGGACTTTTTCTTCCGCCGGTGCAAGCGCTGTAACGGTTTCGTAATTCATTTCCGGCCGCTTGATGAGATCGGTGGCGCGGATGCCGTCCTTCAGCTCGCTTCCGCCAAGTGAGCGAATGTATTCCTGATTTTCCTTGGACGGTTTGATAATAACAGAATGCAGGCGTTTTTTCTCTGCTTCAATGGCCGCTTTTTTCTCCTGAAACTTTTGATATCTCTCTTCAGAAATCAGACCGACTTTATAGCCGATCTCCGTCAGGCGCAGGTCGGCGTTGTCATGACGCAGAAGCAGGCGGTATTCCGCGCGGGAAGTCAACAGCCGGTATGGTTCGTTCGTTCCCTTGGTGACAAGGTCGTCAATCAGCACGCCGATATAGGCATCAGAGCGGCTGAGAATGACTTCCTCTTTGCCAAGCGCTTTGCGGCCCGCATTAATGCCGGCCATGATTCCCTGTCCGGCCGCCTCTTCATATCCTGACGTGCCGTTGATTTGTCCCGCGGTGAACAGTCCCGGTATTTTTTTCGTTTCCAGTGTCGGCCAAAGCTGTGTCGGTACGATCGCATCATATTCAATCGCATACCCGGCACGCATCATCTGCACGTTTTCAAGTCCCGGTATGGTTGACAGCATTTTTTTCTGTACATCTTCAGGAAGGCTTGTTGACAATCCCTGGACATAGACTTCCTGTGTGTTGCGTCCTTCCGGCTCGAGAAAAATTTGGTGTCTCGGTTTGTCGTTAAAGCGGACGACTTTGTCTTCAATGGACGGGCAGTATCTCGGCCCCGTTCCTTTGATCATTCCGGAATACATCGGTGAACGGTGCAGATTGTTATCGATGATCTCATGTGTTTCCGGGCTCGTATACGTCAGCCAGCAAGGCAGCTGGTCTGTAATGTATTCGACCGTCTCATAGGAAAAGGCCCGCGGCACTTCATCACCAGGCTGGATTTCCGTTTTGCTGTAGTCGATTGAATGGCTGTTAACCCGCGGCGGTGTGCCTGTTTTAAAGCGGACTAGGTCAAATCCGAGCTCTTCGAGATGTTCAGACAGCTTAATAGAGGGCTGTTGGTTGTTCGGTCCGCTTGAATAAGACAGGTCGCCGAGAATAATTTTTCCCCGCAAAAATGTCCCTGTCGTCAGGACAACCGTTTTGGAACGGTATTCCGCACCGGTTTGGGTGATAATCCCGCGGCATTCGCCGTCTTCAATCAAAAGGCGTTCAGCCATCCCTTGCAGCAATGTCAAATTCGGTTCGTTTTCAAGCGTTTTTTTCATTTCATGCTGGTATTGGAATTTGTCGGCCTGTGCACGAAGGGCTCTTACGGCCGGGCCTTTCCCCGTATTTAACAGCCTCATTTGAATGTGGGTTTTGTCAATATTTTTAGCCATTTCTCCGCCCAACGCGTCGATTTCGCGGACGACAATCCCTTTCGCGGGGCCGCCGACAGACGGATTACACGGCATGAAAGCAACCATATCAAGGTTGATGGTTAAGACAAGCGTTTTGGCGCCTTGTCTGGCTGATGCCAGCGCCGCTTCAACACCGGCGTGTCCGGCGCCGACGACAATAACATCATATTGGCCTGCTACATAGCCCATATGCTTTGTTCCTCCTTTATTTTCCTAAGCAAAATTGGGAAAAGAGCTGGTCGATCAGGCTTTCGTGTACAGCGTCGCCAATGATCTCCCCTAGTACTTCCCAACATTTTGTTAAATCGATTTGCACCATATCAATCGGGACATCGTTTTCAATTCCCTCAAGTGCGTCGGTAATGGCGCGCTTTGCCTCATGCAAAAGCGAGATGTGCCTTGTGTTGCTGACATATGTCAAGTCGCCGCTCTCGATCGCCCCCGTAAAAAACAGCGATTGAATCGCTTCCTCAAGCTCGTCAATTCCTTCTTCTTTCAACAGCGACGTCGTGACGACAGGACGGCCGCTTGCCAATTCCGCGACACGGTCGAGATCGAGCTGTTGCTCGAGGTCGGTTTTATTGACGATGACGATCAAATCCATCCCCTTCGTCGCTTCGAAAAGCTTGACAT is a window encoding:
- the mnmG gene encoding tRNA uridine-5-carboxymethylaminomethyl(34) synthesis enzyme MnmG yields the protein MGYVAGQYDVIVVGAGHAGVEAALASARQGAKTLVLTINLDMVAFMPCNPSVGGPAKGIVVREIDALGGEMAKNIDKTHIQMRLLNTGKGPAVRALRAQADKFQYQHEMKKTLENEPNLTLLQGMAERLLIEDGECRGIITQTGAEYRSKTVVLTTGTFLRGKIILGDLSYSSGPNNQQPSIKLSEHLEELGFDLVRFKTGTPPRVNSHSIDYSKTEIQPGDEVPRAFSYETVEYITDQLPCWLTYTSPETHEIIDNNLHRSPMYSGMIKGTGPRYCPSIEDKVVRFNDKPRHQIFLEPEGRNTQEVYVQGLSTSLPEDVQKKMLSTIPGLENVQMMRAGYAIEYDAIVPTQLWPTLETKKIPGLFTAGQINGTSGYEEAAGQGIMAGINAGRKALGKEEVILSRSDAYIGVLIDDLVTKGTNEPYRLLTSRAEYRLLLRHDNADLRLTEIGYKVGLISEERYQKFQEKKAAIEAEKKRLHSVIIKPSKENQEYIRSLGGSELKDGIRATDLIKRPEMNYETVTALAPAEEKVPADVAEQVEIQIKYEGYIEKSLQQVEKLKKMENKKIPDRIDYDAIKGIATEARQKLKEVRPLSVAQASRISGVNPADISILLVYLEQGRIAKVAE